The following proteins are co-located in the Echinicola sp. 20G genome:
- a CDS encoding TerB family tellurite resistance protein, with translation MKKRYILLMLIGLLAIGPGMTRAQVGESAQLLLNVEKLSQFKQILDDMYKGYQTLSKGYNMVRDVASGNFSLHKAFIDGLSMVSPVVKRYHKVGHIINYQKLILKEYQRAYGQFINRGRFNREELEYLALVYRNLLDMSARNMEELLLVVTGGKLQMEDEERIAAIDRIFDEIKDRYVFVRVFNKEAAVLNFQRERAHGEIKTIKSLQP, from the coding sequence ATGAAAAAACGATACATACTATTAATGTTGATAGGGTTGCTGGCCATTGGGCCGGGAATGACCAGGGCACAGGTGGGAGAGTCTGCCCAACTGCTGCTCAATGTGGAAAAACTCAGCCAGTTCAAACAGATACTGGATGATATGTACAAGGGATACCAGACCCTGAGCAAAGGATACAATATGGTCAGGGACGTTGCATCGGGGAATTTCTCCCTCCATAAGGCTTTTATCGATGGACTGTCAATGGTAAGCCCGGTGGTCAAAAGGTACCATAAGGTAGGCCATATCATCAACTACCAAAAGTTGATCCTGAAGGAATACCAAAGGGCCTATGGCCAATTCATCAATAGGGGGAGGTTTAACAGGGAAGAGCTGGAATATTTGGCTTTGGTATACAGGAACTTATTGGACATGAGTGCAAGGAACATGGAGGAACTGCTTTTGGTGGTCACCGGAGGAAAGCTTCAGATGGAGGATGAAGAAAGGATTGCAGCCATCGACAGGATTTTTGATGAGATCAAGGACCGGTATGTGTTTGTGCGGGTATTCAACAAGGAAGCTGCCGTGCTGAACTTTCAAAGGGAAAGGGCTCATGGGGAAATAAAAACCATTAAAAGTCTCCAGCCATGA
- the traJ gene encoding conjugative transposon protein TraJ: protein MRYLLLILGMFISYSSSAQGVSGKIGGLHEVLDSLYVEMVPLASDLIGVGRGIAGFAAIFYIATRVWGHIARAESIDFYPLLRPFALGMAILMFPFVMAVMNEVLSPLAGHTGKMVKGSNAAIERLLAEKQRAIESTEYWEMYVGESGSGDREGWYEYSHPEGTEEGFWEGLGNDIQFAMEKASFNFSNTIKKWMSEVLEVLYQAAALCINTIRVFYLIILSILGPIVFGLSVFDGFQHSLKSWLARYINVYMWLPVANIFGAIIGRIQEEMIKIDIKQVENTGKTFFSSTDTAYLIFLVIAIIGYFTVPSVANYIVYAAGRDTLLHKTSSMVTKGPISTAKSII from the coding sequence ATGAGGTATTTGCTTTTGATATTAGGCATGTTCATTTCCTATTCCTCATCCGCCCAAGGGGTCAGTGGAAAGATTGGAGGCCTCCATGAGGTGCTGGACAGCCTATATGTGGAAATGGTGCCCTTGGCATCGGACCTGATCGGAGTAGGGAGGGGTATAGCCGGATTTGCGGCCATTTTCTATATCGCCACCAGGGTATGGGGGCATATTGCAAGGGCCGAGTCCATTGACTTTTATCCTTTGTTGCGGCCCTTTGCCCTGGGCATGGCCATCTTGATGTTCCCCTTTGTGATGGCTGTAATGAACGAGGTACTGAGCCCACTGGCCGGGCATACCGGTAAGATGGTGAAGGGGTCGAATGCAGCCATTGAAAGATTGTTGGCAGAAAAACAAAGGGCCATTGAATCCACCGAATATTGGGAAATGTATGTGGGTGAAAGCGGTAGTGGCGACCGGGAAGGCTGGTATGAATATAGCCATCCGGAGGGAACGGAAGAAGGCTTTTGGGAAGGGCTGGGCAATGATATACAGTTTGCCATGGAAAAGGCTTCCTTTAACTTCTCCAATACCATCAAAAAGTGGATGAGCGAAGTATTGGAGGTGCTCTACCAGGCAGCGGCACTCTGCATCAATACCATCAGGGTGTTTTACCTGATCATACTTTCCATTCTTGGCCCCATTGTATTCGGGCTTTCGGTATTCGACGGTTTCCAGCATAGCCTGAAATCATGGCTGGCAAGGTACATCAATGTGTACATGTGGCTCCCCGTGGCCAATATCTTTGGGGCCATTATCGGCAGGATCCAGGAGGAAATGATCAAAATAGATATTAAACAGGTGGAGAATACGGGAAAAACCTTTTTCTCATCCACTGATACGGCCTACCTGATCTTTTTGGTCATTGCCATCATCGGTTATTTCACAGTCCCTTCAGTGGCCAATTATATCGTCTATGCCGCCGGAAGGGATACGCTATTGCACAAAACCAGCAGTATGGTAACCAAAGGGCCGATTTCTACTGCCAAATCCATTATCTGA
- the traK gene encoding conjugative transposon protein TraK — MFEYLTNIENAFQHVKRFSLALSLGAIVLALGSVWLSYRFQQRAAEKVYILMDGKVLEAIASDRKSNLNVEAREHVLRFHRHFFSLSPDEQLINEQLGKAFYLGDGSVQEAYQVLKEQGYYNRLVTGSIRQELVMDSIALEMSQRPYRFWFYGRQEITRPTSRLTRILITRGALREVERSRNNPHGFLIEGWETIENRDIKIEKR; from the coding sequence ATGTTCGAATACCTTACCAATATCGAAAATGCCTTCCAACATGTGAAGCGCTTTAGCCTTGCCCTATCATTGGGTGCCATTGTCCTGGCACTGGGAAGTGTTTGGCTCTCTTACAGGTTCCAGCAAAGGGCTGCCGAAAAGGTGTACATCCTTATGGATGGAAAGGTACTGGAAGCCATTGCCTCTGACCGTAAGTCCAACCTGAATGTGGAAGCCAGGGAACATGTACTGCGTTTCCACCGCCATTTCTTTTCCCTTTCACCGGATGAGCAGCTGATCAACGAACAATTGGGCAAGGCCTTTTACCTGGGGGACGGTTCTGTGCAGGAAGCCTATCAGGTACTAAAAGAGCAAGGCTACTATAACCGTCTGGTGACGGGGAGCATACGCCAGGAACTGGTCATGGACAGCATCGCCCTTGAAATGTCCCAGCGACCTTACCGATTTTGGTTTTATGGCAGGCAGGAGATTACACGGCCCACCTCAAGGTTGACAAGAATACTGATCACCAGGGGTGCTTTACGGGAGGTGGAAAGATCCAGGAACAACCCACATGGGTTCCTGATAGAAGGCTGGGAGACCATAGAGAACAGGGACATTAAAATAGAAAAGCGATGA